TCGTGCGTGACATGCACGAACGTGATGCCGACCTCCGTCTGGATGCGCTTGAGCTCCAGCTGCATCTGGCGGCGCAGCTTGAGGTCGAGCGCGCCGAGGGGCTCGTCGAGCAGCAGCACCTTCGGATGGTTGATGAGTGCACGGGCCACGGCGACACGCTGCTGCTGGCCGCCGGAGAGCTGGTGCGGCTTCCGCTTCGCGAAGTCGCCGAGCTGCACGAGGTCGAGCATGTCCCCGACTTGTTTCTGCACAGACTTGATGCCGCGACGGCGCAGGCCGAAGGCGACGTTCTCGTAGATGTCGAGGTGCGGGAAGAGCGCGTAACTCTGGAAGACGGTGTTGACGGGGCGCTTGTGCGGCGGCAGACCGGTGACGTCCTTGTCGCCGAGGAAGACCGATCCGGTGGTCGGGTCCTCCAGGCCGGCGATCATCCGCAGCGTGGTGGTCTTGCCGCAGCCCGAGGCGCCGAGGAGGGCGAAGAAGGAGCCCTGGGGGACAGTGAGGTCAAGGGGTTTGACGGCGTGGAAGGAGCCGTACGACTTGCTTATCCCGGTGAGGCGGACGTCGTCGCCGCCCCGGTCGGTGGATGCGGTCTCAGTCATGGGTAACGATCCCGGGGGCTTGGGAGGGGCGGAACGGAGCGGAGAGGGCCTCTGGACCCCCGCGGCCTGTGGCGGTGCGAGCCGGCGGCCTGAGGGGCCTCGTGGGCCCCGTAGCCCGGCGGCGAGCGGCCTAGGCGCCGATGAGCTTGGCGAACTTCTCCTCGTACGCCGTCTCTTCCTCACCGCTCAGCGAGCGGAAGGCGTGGGACTGCGAGGCCATCGCCGCGTCGGGGAGGATCAGCGGGTTGGACGCCATCGACTCGTCGATCTTCGCGAGCTCCGTACGGACGCCTTCGACGGGGCAGACGTAGTTGATGTACGCGGCGAGCTGCGCGGCGATCGGAAGCTCGTAGTAGTGGTCGATGAGCTTCTCGGCGTTGGTCTTGTGCCGGGCCTTCGCCGGGACCAGCAGGTTGTCGCTGGAGATCATGTAGCCGGACTCGGGGATGGCGAACTGGATGTCCGGGTTGTCCGCCTGGAGCTGCACGATGTCGCCGGCCCAGGCGACGCACGCCGCGATGTCGCCCTTGCTGAGGTCCGCCGTGTAGTCGTTGCCGGTGAAGCGGCGGATCTGCTTCTTGTCGACGGCCTTCTGTATACGGGCGACGGCGCCGTCGAAGTCGTCGTCGGAGAACGACGCCGGGTCCTTGCCCATGTCGAGCAGCGTCAGCCCGATGGAGTCGCGCATCTCGGAGAGGAAGGACACCCGCCCCTTCAGGTCCGGATCGTCGAGCAACTGCGAGACGGACTCGATCTTGCGGCCCCCCGTCGCCTTCTTGTTGTAGGCGATGACGGAGGGGATACCGGTCCACGGATAGGTGTAGGCGCGCCCCGGATCCCAGTCGGGCGAGCGGAACTGCTGGGACAGATTCGCGAACGCGTGGGGCAAGTTGGCGGGATCGAGCTTCTGCGCCCAGCCGAGCCGGATGATGCGGGCGGCGAGCCAGTCGGTGACGCAGATGAGATCGCGCCCCGTGTCCTGGCCGGCCGCGAGCTGCGGCTGGATCTTGCCGAAGAACTCGACGTTGTCGTTGATGTCCGCCGTGTACTTCACCTGGATCCCGGTGCGTTTGGTGAACGCCTCCAGGGTGGGGAAGCTCTTCTCGTCCTCGCCGACGTCCATGTATTCGGTCCAGTTGGAGAAGACGACGCGCTTCTCCTTCGCCGAGTGGTCGGTGGAGGCGGGGCCGCCGCCCTCGCTCTTCGCGGGCGGAATCCCGCAGGCGCCGAGGCCTGCCACGCCGCCGATCGTGAGCGCCCCGGCGCCGGTGGCACGCAGCAGCGAACGACGGCTGAGTGCGCCCCGTCCGTTGCTCAGGCTGCGACGCGTCGCGGCTATCTGTGCCGCGGAGAGACGGTCGGGCTCGTACTGCTCCATGGGCGGTGCCCTTTCGGATGAGGAGAGGGTGCGAAGAGTTAGAGACGGTCCCCGAAGATTGTGCGGTGCCAGTCCTTCCTGGCGACCGCGGTGTTGTCGTACATCACATGTTTGACCTGCGTGTACTCATC
The nucleotide sequence above comes from Streptomyces sp. NBC_01716. Encoded proteins:
- a CDS encoding ABC transporter ATP-binding protein, encoding MTETASTDRGGDDVRLTGISKSYGSFHAVKPLDLTVPQGSFFALLGASGCGKTTTLRMIAGLEDPTTGSVFLGDKDVTGLPPHKRPVNTVFQSYALFPHLDIYENVAFGLRRRGIKSVQKQVGDMLDLVQLGDFAKRKPHQLSGGQQQRVAVARALINHPKVLLLDEPLGALDLKLRRQMQLELKRIQTEVGITFVHVTHDQEEAMTMADTVAVMNAGRVEQLGAPAELYENPQTTFVANFLGTSNLIEADVAEKTGDEVVVTSAGVKLRLPADRCTTQVLDGGRLLVGVRPEKISLAHADDEGSIPAGRNRITGRIVDSSFIGVSTQYVIDSPVCGELEVYAQNIERDGRLVPGAEVVLHWNPAHSFGLDAAQDIDAGVKTVDEEGA
- a CDS encoding ABC transporter substrate-binding protein codes for the protein MEQYEPDRLSAAQIAATRRSLSNGRGALSRRSLLRATGAGALTIGGVAGLGACGIPPAKSEGGGPASTDHSAKEKRVVFSNWTEYMDVGEDEKSFPTLEAFTKRTGIQVKYTADINDNVEFFGKIQPQLAAGQDTGRDLICVTDWLAARIIRLGWAQKLDPANLPHAFANLSQQFRSPDWDPGRAYTYPWTGIPSVIAYNKKATGGRKIESVSQLLDDPDLKGRVSFLSEMRDSIGLTLLDMGKDPASFSDDDFDGAVARIQKAVDKKQIRRFTGNDYTADLSKGDIAACVAWAGDIVQLQADNPDIQFAIPESGYMISSDNLLVPAKARHKTNAEKLIDHYYELPIAAQLAAYINYVCPVEGVRTELAKIDESMASNPLILPDAAMASQSHAFRSLSGEEETAYEEKFAKLIGA